One Desulfovibrio fairfieldensis genomic window carries:
- a CDS encoding class I SAM-dependent methyltransferase, producing the protein MSKEVRDILEIHQKSGKIVSMLEQQYREQAYRKYLEAGRVPWSEGYNVAHDIFVRKTLNSRNLMQIFADSCASLPPNYGQNLDERIVEWPWILTHLPPKSYRILDAGSAMNHEHVLSYPVWKNKKLDIMTLAPEAFCAWKQGISYIFHDLRDTPYRDEEFDVIISVSTLEHVGMDNRQYDGHSCEHSLNDVFRVLHEFQRILKPWGTLLFTVPFGRYEDHDKFQQFDSDLLERCAKAFAPISRQETFFLYTKEGWKKAVREDCSEARYAFPHVENGRLEDNAAAARCVACCEWHKKGSS; encoded by the coding sequence ATGAGTAAAGAAGTACGCGATATATTAGAGATACACCAAAAAAGCGGAAAAATTGTCTCTATGCTTGAACAACAGTATCGTGAACAGGCATATCGTAAATATCTTGAAGCGGGAAGAGTACCTTGGTCTGAAGGTTACAATGTTGCCCACGATATTTTCGTACGGAAAACGTTGAACTCACGCAACCTAATGCAAATTTTTGCTGACTCTTGCGCGTCCCTTCCCCCGAACTATGGTCAAAATCTAGATGAGCGGATAGTAGAATGGCCTTGGATTCTGACGCATCTTCCCCCCAAAAGTTACCGCATTTTGGATGCCGGATCCGCCATGAACCATGAACATGTACTATCCTACCCAGTATGGAAGAATAAAAAGCTGGATATTATGACCTTGGCTCCAGAAGCATTCTGCGCGTGGAAGCAGGGTATCTCCTATATTTTTCACGACTTACGGGATACGCCCTATCGCGACGAAGAATTTGATGTTATTATCTCGGTCTCTACCCTCGAACATGTCGGCATGGACAACCGGCAGTATGATGGCCATAGCTGTGAACATTCGTTGAATGATGTTTTTAGGGTATTGCATGAATTTCAAAGGATTCTTAAACCATGGGGTACACTACTTTTTACTGTTCCTTTTGGAAGATACGAAGATCACGATAAATTTCAACAATTTGACTCTGACCTACTAGAACGGTGTGCTAAAGCTTTTGCACCAATCTCCAGACAGGAAACATTTTTTCTGTATACAAAAGAGGGATGGAAAAAGGCCGTACGCGAAGATTGCAGTGAAGCTCGATATGCTTTTCCCCATGTTGAGAATGGCAGATTAGAGGATAACGCTGCGGCAGCCCGCTGTGTTGCCTGCTGCGAATGGCATAAAAAAGGATCATCCTAA